One Epidermidibacterium keratini DNA segment encodes these proteins:
- the ptsP gene encoding phosphoenolpyruvate--protein phosphotransferase, protein MSTTETTRMGTPVVPGTAMGPVIWPAEPIDLSEVPEQSAGPEREQERLDAAIEEVADRLRGRARGADGVASEVLMAQVSLVSDKGLKRSAAKQISGGASAEQAILAAVEEFTAMFAKVGGLMAERITDLRDLGTRVFAHLRGLPEPGITMPDEPSVLLADDLAPADTATLDPQRVVAIVTRLGGPTSHTAIIARQLGLPCIVAADIAGIEAGTVVLVDGAAGQIVIDPDPQQAKERIEADRRTREAAAAWRGPGRTSDGHDVAILANVQDGAGATSAAKGQAEGIGLFRTELAFLGNETEPTVQEQAEAYAAVLSPFAGRKVVIRTLDAGSDKPMKFANLTHEDNPALGMRGLRLSVDNPGLLEHQLDAIAQAAKATGESPWVMAPMVATADEARRFAEQVRSRGLTPGVMVEIPAAAIEARRILEYVDFLSIGTNDLAQYTMAADRLSPDLATLTDAWQPAVLELIAMTARAGDAAGKPVGVCGEAAADPLLACVLVGLGISSLSMAASAVQLVGASVSSASLAQCQQAAKAALAAADPADARRAASQALGR, encoded by the coding sequence ATGAGCACAACCGAGACGACGCGCATGGGTACGCCGGTAGTCCCCGGCACGGCGATGGGCCCGGTCATCTGGCCCGCCGAGCCGATCGACCTCAGCGAGGTGCCCGAGCAGTCGGCCGGCCCGGAGCGCGAGCAAGAGCGACTGGACGCGGCCATCGAGGAGGTCGCCGACCGGCTGCGTGGGCGAGCCCGGGGCGCCGACGGCGTGGCCTCGGAGGTCCTGATGGCGCAGGTATCGCTGGTCAGCGACAAGGGCCTGAAGCGGTCAGCCGCCAAGCAGATCAGCGGCGGCGCGAGCGCCGAGCAGGCCATCCTCGCCGCCGTTGAGGAGTTCACGGCGATGTTCGCCAAGGTCGGCGGGCTGATGGCCGAGCGCATCACCGACCTGCGCGACCTCGGCACCCGGGTGTTTGCCCACCTGCGCGGGCTGCCTGAGCCCGGGATCACCATGCCCGACGAGCCGTCTGTGCTGCTGGCCGACGACCTCGCCCCGGCCGACACCGCCACGCTCGACCCGCAGCGTGTCGTCGCGATCGTGACCCGCCTTGGCGGGCCGACCAGTCACACCGCGATCATCGCCCGCCAGCTCGGGCTGCCGTGCATCGTGGCCGCAGATATCGCCGGCATCGAGGCCGGGACCGTCGTACTCGTCGACGGTGCCGCCGGCCAGATCGTCATCGACCCGGACCCGCAACAGGCCAAGGAGCGGATCGAGGCAGACCGGCGTACCCGCGAAGCGGCCGCTGCCTGGCGCGGCCCGGGGCGCACCAGCGACGGACACGACGTCGCGATCCTGGCCAACGTGCAGGACGGGGCGGGTGCGACGAGCGCAGCCAAGGGCCAGGCCGAAGGCATCGGGCTGTTTCGCACCGAGCTGGCCTTCCTCGGCAACGAGACCGAGCCGACGGTGCAGGAGCAGGCCGAGGCGTACGCCGCCGTACTCTCCCCGTTTGCCGGGCGCAAGGTCGTCATCCGCACGCTCGACGCCGGCTCGGACAAGCCGATGAAGTTTGCCAACCTGACCCACGAGGACAACCCCGCGCTCGGCATGCGCGGCTTGCGGCTGTCGGTCGACAACCCTGGGCTTCTTGAGCACCAGCTCGATGCGATCGCCCAGGCGGCCAAGGCCACCGGCGAGTCACCGTGGGTCATGGCCCCGATGGTCGCGACCGCCGACGAGGCGCGACGCTTTGCCGAGCAGGTGCGCTCGCGCGGGCTGACCCCCGGCGTCATGGTCGAGATCCCGGCAGCGGCGATCGAGGCGCGGCGAATCCTGGAGTACGTCGACTTCCTGTCGATCGGCACTAATGACCTCGCTCAGTACACGATGGCCGCCGACCGGCTCTCGCCCGACCTCGCGACCCTGACCGATGCCTGGCAGCCGGCCGTGCTCGAGCTCATCGCGATGACCGCGCGGGCCGGCGACGCGGCGGGCAAGCCGGTCGGGGTGTGCGGCGAGGCCGCGGCCGACCCGCTGCTCGCGTGTGTGCTCGTCGGGCTCGGGATCTCGTCGCTGTCGATGGCGGCCTCGGCCGTGCAGCTCGTCGGGGCGTCGGTCTCCTCCGCCTCGCTCGCGCAGTGTCAGCAGGCGGCCAAGGCCGCTCTCGCGGCGGCCGATCCCGCTGACGCGCGCCGCGCTGCGAGCCAAGCGCTTGGCCGCTAG
- a CDS encoding DeoR/GlpR family DNA-binding transcription regulator, whose translation MYAEERQQAIAAHVASTRRLSVSEAAAEYGVTTETVRRDLAVLERAGLLRRVHGGAVPLQPTSFERDLGERAKDAAEAKQAIAQAASELVPGDGGSILLDAGTTTAQILRFIPAERELMIVTNAPAIAATVAANPHWSLQLIGGRVRTRSQAAVGPQAVAAIAALRVDVAFLGTNAVSAGFGLSTPDLEEAATKAEMVRSGQRSVVVTDSRKFGEESLNRFATFSDIDVLVTDAGISAADQDMLSGHEIELVIA comes from the coding sequence GTGTACGCCGAAGAGCGCCAGCAGGCCATCGCCGCGCACGTGGCGAGCACCCGCAGGCTTAGCGTAAGCGAGGCCGCCGCGGAGTACGGCGTCACCACCGAGACGGTCCGGCGTGACCTCGCCGTGCTGGAGCGGGCCGGACTGCTGCGGCGGGTGCACGGCGGCGCAGTCCCGCTCCAGCCCACCTCCTTCGAGCGCGACCTGGGCGAGCGCGCCAAGGACGCCGCCGAGGCCAAGCAGGCGATTGCCCAGGCTGCCAGCGAGCTGGTCCCCGGCGACGGCGGCTCGATCCTGCTCGATGCCGGCACCACGACCGCGCAGATCCTGCGCTTCATCCCGGCCGAGCGCGAGCTGATGATCGTCACCAACGCACCGGCGATCGCGGCCACCGTGGCGGCCAACCCGCACTGGAGCCTGCAGCTGATCGGCGGGCGGGTGCGCACCCGCAGCCAGGCGGCGGTTGGGCCCCAGGCCGTTGCCGCCATCGCTGCCCTTCGAGTCGATGTGGCTTTCCTTGGCACTAACGCGGTCTCGGCCGGCTTCGGGCTCTCCACCCCGGACCTCGAAGAGGCCGCCACGAAGGCCGAGATGGTGCGCTCGGGGCAGCGCTCGGTCGTGGTCACCGACTCGCGCAAGTTCGGCGAGGAGAGCCTCAACCGGTTTGCCACCTTCAGCGACATCGACGTACTCGTCACCGACGCGGGCATCTCCGCAGCCGACCAGGACATGCTGAGCGGGCATGAGATTGAGCTGGTGATCGCATGA
- a CDS encoding 1-phosphofructokinase family hexose kinase → MILTLTANPSIDRTMSIGGPLRRGEVQRTGEVTDQAGGKGLNVARVVALAGQPAVAVLPADSADPVIEALHGSGVLPVNVSVGRRTRTNITIAEPDGTTTKLNAPGTPLSALQVDALTELMLTHSTPGSWVVLAGSLPPGVAPGWYAELVQRLGSVGRRVAVDTSGEPLRALLTVDRRPDLIKPNAFEVALLTGDDPFELEADPARAVTAAHRLTQQGFNQVLLTLGGAGAVLVDAQQAWQATAPAVQVKSTVGAGDSALAGYLIAEAAGEPPERRLQYAVAYGSAAASLPGTTMPTPADLDLDGVAVSPYSLPTQLA, encoded by the coding sequence ATGATTCTCACCCTGACCGCCAACCCGAGCATCGACCGCACCATGAGCATCGGCGGGCCGCTGCGCCGCGGCGAGGTGCAGCGCACGGGCGAGGTCACCGACCAGGCCGGCGGCAAGGGCCTCAACGTCGCGCGGGTCGTCGCGCTCGCCGGCCAGCCGGCGGTCGCCGTCTTGCCGGCCGACTCCGCCGATCCGGTGATCGAGGCCCTGCACGGCAGCGGCGTACTCCCGGTCAATGTCTCGGTCGGGCGGCGCACCCGCACCAACATCACCATCGCCGAGCCGGACGGCACGACCACCAAGCTCAACGCGCCGGGTACGCCGCTGTCGGCGCTGCAGGTCGACGCGCTGACCGAGCTGATGCTCACCCACTCGACGCCGGGCAGCTGGGTGGTGCTGGCCGGCTCGTTGCCGCCAGGTGTGGCCCCGGGCTGGTACGCCGAGCTCGTGCAACGCCTCGGCTCCGTCGGCCGGCGGGTTGCGGTCGACACCTCAGGCGAGCCGCTGCGCGCGCTGCTGACCGTCGACCGGCGTCCGGACCTGATCAAACCCAACGCCTTCGAGGTCGCGCTGCTGACCGGCGATGACCCGTTCGAGCTCGAAGCCGACCCCGCCCGTGCCGTCACCGCGGCGCACCGGCTGACCCAGCAGGGTTTCAACCAGGTGCTGCTGACCCTCGGCGGCGCGGGCGCCGTACTCGTCGATGCCCAGCAGGCCTGGCAGGCCACCGCGCCTGCGGTGCAGGTCAAAAGCACAGTCGGCGCCGGCGACAGCGCACTCGCCGGTTACCTGATCGCCGAGGCCGCCGGGGAGCCGCCGGAGCGTCGCCTGCAGTACGCCGTCGCCTACGGCAGCGCCGCCGCGAGCCTGCCCGGAACCACCATGCCCACCCCCGCAGATCTTGACCTGGACGGCGTCGCCGTCTCGCCGTACTCGCTGCCCACGCAGCTTGCCTAG
- a CDS encoding PTS fructose transporter subunit IIABC: MSELITTDLVVLDANFGQSKDDVIRGLVALVAADGRSDDADGLAADVFAREAKTSTGMPGGLAIPHCRSEHVTEPTLAFARLDPKVDFGAKDGPADLVFMINAPAEGDQLHMKLLTQLARALVRKEFTDALRTAATPEEVVELVREVVQPPAQPAAESAPAASAPKPSSSEPTRPAQSASAAPDAEPMTIVAVTACPTGIAHTFMAAEALEAAGKKAGVNLVVEPQGSVGAERLDLQTIKDARAVIFATDVGVRDKGRFAGLPEIATSVKNGIHEADGLVARAVAAADDPKALRVSADGADDTGATSGGGGEGWGTRLKTAILTGVSYMIPFVAAGGLLIALGFLLGGYEVAAGEYGDANQNLADFVLSSHSITNLPDGALSPHALFGSGFFLYIGAALFKLGGLAFAFLVPALAGYIAYALADRPGIAPGFTAGAVAVFTGAGFLGGLVGGILAGFVAAWISRWKVPAFARGLMPVVVIPLLATFISGGIMLIVLGRPLALVTSSLENALAGMSGTSAVALGAILGLMMCFDMGGPVNKAAYAFATAGLNVEQPATMRIMAAVMLAGMVPPLALALATAVRPKLFTPAERENGKAAWLLGASFISEGAIPFAAADPLRVIPPIMLGGAVTGALSMAGGVELGAPHGGVFVIFAVSGIGWFFLSLVVGTVIAGIAVIVAKSMGRSEAGERELAPAVAK, from the coding sequence ATGTCCGAACTGATCACCACCGACCTCGTCGTACTCGACGCGAACTTTGGCCAGTCCAAGGATGACGTCATCCGCGGGCTCGTCGCCCTCGTTGCCGCCGACGGGCGCAGCGACGACGCAGACGGCCTGGCCGCCGACGTCTTCGCTCGCGAGGCCAAGACCTCGACCGGGATGCCCGGCGGGCTGGCGATCCCGCACTGCCGCTCCGAGCACGTCACGGAGCCGACGCTGGCCTTTGCTCGGCTCGACCCGAAGGTCGACTTCGGCGCCAAGGACGGCCCGGCCGATCTCGTGTTCATGATCAACGCGCCGGCCGAGGGCGACCAGCTGCACATGAAGCTGCTGACCCAGCTGGCGCGGGCGCTGGTGCGCAAGGAGTTCACCGACGCGCTGCGCACGGCGGCGACCCCCGAAGAGGTCGTCGAGCTCGTGCGCGAGGTTGTGCAGCCACCCGCGCAGCCCGCCGCTGAGTCGGCGCCCGCCGCCAGTGCGCCGAAGCCGTCATCGAGCGAGCCGACCCGGCCGGCGCAGTCGGCGAGCGCGGCGCCGGACGCAGAGCCGATGACGATTGTCGCGGTCACCGCCTGCCCGACCGGGATCGCGCACACCTTCATGGCCGCCGAGGCGCTGGAGGCGGCCGGAAAGAAGGCCGGCGTCAACCTCGTCGTCGAGCCGCAGGGTTCGGTGGGTGCTGAGCGGCTGGACCTACAGACCATCAAGGACGCCCGCGCGGTCATCTTCGCCACCGACGTCGGCGTACGCGACAAGGGGCGCTTTGCCGGGCTGCCGGAGATCGCGACCAGCGTCAAGAACGGCATCCACGAGGCCGATGGACTCGTCGCGCGTGCGGTCGCGGCCGCCGACGATCCGAAGGCGCTGCGGGTGAGCGCCGACGGAGCCGACGACACGGGTGCGACGTCCGGTGGCGGGGGCGAGGGCTGGGGCACCCGGCTCAAGACCGCGATCCTCACCGGTGTCTCCTACATGATCCCGTTCGTGGCTGCCGGTGGCTTGCTGATTGCCCTCGGCTTCCTGCTCGGCGGCTACGAGGTCGCGGCGGGAGAGTACGGCGACGCTAACCAGAACCTCGCCGACTTCGTGCTCAGCTCGCACTCCATCACCAACCTGCCAGACGGCGCGCTGAGTCCACATGCCTTATTTGGCAGCGGGTTCTTCCTCTACATCGGTGCAGCCCTCTTCAAGCTCGGTGGGCTTGCGTTCGCGTTCCTCGTCCCGGCGCTCGCCGGTTACATCGCCTACGCGCTCGCCGACCGGCCCGGCATCGCCCCGGGTTTCACCGCCGGCGCGGTCGCAGTATTCACCGGCGCTGGGTTCCTCGGAGGTCTGGTCGGCGGCATCCTCGCCGGGTTCGTCGCGGCCTGGATCAGCCGGTGGAAGGTCCCGGCGTTTGCCCGGGGGCTCATGCCGGTCGTCGTGATCCCACTGCTGGCCACCTTCATCTCCGGCGGCATCATGCTCATCGTGCTCGGCCGGCCACTGGCGCTCGTCACCAGCTCGCTCGAGAACGCGCTCGCCGGGATGAGCGGGACAAGCGCGGTCGCTCTCGGCGCCATCCTCGGGCTGATGATGTGCTTCGACATGGGCGGTCCGGTCAACAAGGCGGCGTACGCCTTTGCCACGGCCGGTCTGAACGTCGAGCAGCCAGCGACCATGCGGATCATGGCCGCAGTGATGCTCGCCGGAATGGTGCCCCCGCTCGCGCTGGCGCTTGCCACGGCGGTCCGCCCCAAGCTGTTTACCCCGGCCGAGCGCGAAAACGGCAAGGCGGCCTGGCTGCTTGGCGCGTCGTTCATCTCCGAGGGCGCGATCCCGTTTGCCGCCGCCGACCCGCTGCGGGTCATCCCGCCGATCATGCTCGGCGGTGCGGTCACCGGCGCGCTGTCGATGGCCGGCGGGGTCGAGCTCGGCGCACCGCACGGCGGGGTCTTCGTGATCTTCGCCGTCAGTGGGATCGGCTGGTTCTTCCTGTCGCTGGTCGTCGGGACCGTCATTGCCGGCATCGCGGTGATCGTTGCCAAGTCGATGGGGCGCTCCGAGGCCGGTGAGCGAGAGCTCGCTCCCGCGGTGGCGAAGTAG
- a CDS encoding HPr family phosphocarrier protein — MPSVTVKVGSSVGLHARPASIIADKAGELDADVTLAVPGGDPVDADSSLMIMTLGASMGDEVVVSSDDEAAMQTIADLVVQDLDDDSAAS, encoded by the coding sequence ATGCCTAGCGTCACTGTGAAGGTCGGGTCGTCTGTCGGCCTGCATGCCCGCCCCGCATCGATCATCGCCGACAAGGCCGGCGAGCTCGACGCGGATGTCACCCTCGCCGTTCCCGGCGGCGACCCTGTCGATGCCGACTCGTCGCTGATGATCATGACGCTCGGTGCGTCGATGGGCGACGAGGTCGTCGTCAGCTCGGATGACGAAGCCGCGATGCAGACCATCGCTGATCTCGTCGTGCAGGATCTCGACGACGACAGTGCCGCCTCCTAG
- a CDS encoding amidohydrolase, translating to MPPPSDTMLVTGARIVDLDGPGAGVVCDILVAGGTITGIAPQIAPPAGSEVVAAEGRWAVPGLWDQHVHLGQWAVADRRIDLSATASASDVLTVVRSIDIDQSSEPVLGFGFRSAVWPDAASVRELDAAVGDRAAVLVSGDAHSAWLSSRALITLGLPARDGLIEEREWFEIVPAMTAAFSLEATTADYRRVVEAAHRRGIVGVVDLEFEDGAALWPGRVAAGIDSLRVRGGIYPERLDAALEAGLRSGDVLAGLVEVGPLKIISDGSLGTRTAYCCAPYTDSTGGVGVQNFTLGEMTELLSRAHAAGFEAAVHAIGDAALHDAVLAFEQSGARGSIEHAQLIRRDDLTQLARLGLRASVQPAHLLDDRDIAAVCWADRLDRCYLFASMQRAGVELALGSDAPVAPLDPWLAIDAAVRRTADERDAWLPGERLSARAALAASVDRQRLRVGGRGDVVLLDADPLDSGTDLRTMPVGATVVAGRVVHDGR from the coding sequence GTGCCGCCTCCTAGCGACACCATGCTGGTCACCGGCGCCCGGATCGTCGACCTCGACGGTCCGGGCGCCGGCGTCGTATGCGACATCCTCGTCGCGGGAGGCACGATCACCGGCATCGCGCCGCAGATCGCGCCGCCGGCCGGTAGCGAGGTGGTCGCGGCCGAGGGACGGTGGGCGGTCCCCGGACTATGGGACCAGCACGTGCACCTCGGCCAGTGGGCCGTGGCCGACCGCCGGATCGATCTCAGCGCGACCGCAAGCGCGAGTGACGTGCTCACAGTCGTGCGGTCAATCGACATCGATCAATCTTCTGAGCCGGTCCTCGGGTTCGGTTTTCGCAGCGCCGTATGGCCGGATGCTGCCTCGGTGCGTGAGCTCGATGCGGCCGTCGGCGACCGGGCCGCCGTACTCGTCTCCGGAGACGCGCACAGCGCGTGGCTGAGCTCGCGCGCGCTCATCACCCTCGGGCTGCCAGCCCGCGACGGTCTTATTGAAGAACGTGAATGGTTCGAGATCGTGCCGGCGATGACAGCGGCATTCTCGCTGGAGGCAACGACCGCTGACTATCGACGGGTCGTCGAAGCCGCCCACCGACGCGGCATCGTGGGAGTCGTGGACCTGGAGTTCGAAGACGGCGCCGCGCTCTGGCCGGGTCGGGTCGCGGCCGGCATCGACAGCCTGCGGGTCCGCGGCGGGATCTACCCTGAGCGCCTCGATGCGGCACTCGAGGCGGGGCTGCGCAGCGGCGATGTACTCGCCGGGCTGGTCGAGGTCGGCCCGCTGAAGATCATCTCCGACGGCTCACTCGGCACGCGTACGGCGTACTGCTGCGCGCCCTACACCGACAGCACCGGCGGCGTGGGCGTGCAGAACTTCACGCTCGGCGAGATGACCGAGCTGCTGAGCCGCGCGCATGCCGCCGGATTCGAGGCGGCCGTGCACGCGATCGGCGATGCCGCCCTGCACGACGCCGTGCTCGCTTTTGAGCAGTCCGGAGCGCGCGGATCTATCGAACATGCTCAATTGATCCGTCGGGACGATCTCACGCAGCTGGCGCGGCTTGGGTTGCGAGCGTCGGTGCAGCCGGCGCACCTGCTCGATGATCGCGACATCGCCGCGGTGTGCTGGGCCGACCGGCTCGATCGCTGCTATCTGTTTGCCAGCATGCAGCGTGCCGGGGTCGAACTCGCGTTGGGCTCAGATGCACCGGTAGCTCCGCTCGATCCGTGGTTGGCGATCGATGCCGCCGTACGCCGAACCGCTGATGAGCGAGACGCCTGGCTGCCGGGCGAGCGGCTGTCGGCTCGCGCCGCGCTCGCGGCAAGTGTCGACCGGCAACGGCTGCGCGTGGGTGGGCGAGGTGACGTGGTGCTGCTGGATGCCGACCCGCTCGACTCGGGCACCGACCTGCGCACCATGCCCGTGGGCGCGACCGTCGTCGCGGGGCGCGTGGTGCACGACGGGCGGTGA
- the chrA gene encoding chromate efflux transporter, translating into MQTSSISHVFLTFLRLGLTSFGGPIAHLGYFRDEFVTRKRWLTADEYADLVSLCQFLPGPASSQVGIAVGLQRARLPGAIAAWCGFTLPSAIALAAFALGAAQFVPEGVLHGLMLVAVAVVAQALLVMGRTACRGIPEVLLALAALAASLLWPYAWVQIGVLVVAMLAGIALFRSTSPPGSDVAGAAPVVSRRTGRICLVAFGVLLVGLPLAASLSGSFGLAVTDTFYRAGSLVFGGGHVVLPLLEAQVVGPGWVSGPEFVAGYGAAQAVPGPLFTFSAYLGALLGGSTATSIGYSALALAAIFLPSFLLVLAVMPYWSSLRRNATARAALRGVNAAVVGILAAALWRPVITSAIGTWGDVLVAVVAFAALVFAKLPPWVVVLGTALVGLAMSAI; encoded by the coding sequence GTGCAGACCTCGAGTATCTCGCACGTCTTCCTCACCTTCCTTCGCCTCGGGCTCACCTCGTTTGGCGGCCCGATCGCCCACCTTGGCTACTTCCGCGACGAGTTCGTCACCCGCAAGCGCTGGCTCACCGCCGACGAGTACGCCGATCTGGTGTCGCTGTGCCAGTTCCTGCCGGGACCGGCCTCCAGCCAGGTCGGCATCGCGGTCGGACTGCAGCGCGCCCGGCTGCCCGGCGCGATCGCCGCGTGGTGCGGCTTCACGCTCCCGAGCGCGATCGCGCTCGCTGCCTTCGCCCTAGGTGCGGCGCAGTTCGTGCCCGAGGGAGTCCTGCACGGACTGATGCTCGTGGCGGTTGCGGTGGTCGCGCAGGCGCTGCTGGTCATGGGCCGCACCGCCTGCCGGGGGATCCCCGAGGTGCTGCTCGCGCTCGCCGCGCTCGCGGCAAGTCTGCTCTGGCCCTACGCCTGGGTGCAGATCGGCGTACTCGTCGTCGCGATGCTCGCCGGCATCGCGCTGTTTCGGAGTACGTCGCCGCCGGGAAGCGATGTCGCGGGTGCCGCGCCGGTCGTCAGCCGGCGTACTGGCCGGATCTGCCTGGTGGCCTTCGGAGTGCTGCTGGTGGGGCTGCCGCTGGCGGCGTCGCTGAGCGGGTCTTTTGGGCTCGCGGTGACCGACACCTTCTACCGCGCCGGCTCGCTGGTGTTTGGTGGTGGCCATGTCGTGCTGCCGCTACTGGAGGCGCAGGTCGTCGGGCCCGGCTGGGTGAGCGGGCCGGAGTTCGTCGCTGGGTACGGCGCGGCGCAGGCGGTGCCCGGTCCGCTCTTTACCTTCTCGGCCTATCTCGGGGCACTGCTCGGCGGCTCGACGGCGACCTCGATCGGCTATAGCGCGCTCGCACTCGCCGCGATCTTCCTGCCCAGCTTCCTGCTGGTGCTCGCGGTCATGCCCTACTGGTCGAGCCTGCGCCGCAACGCCACCGCGCGCGCCGCGCTGCGCGGCGTCAACGCTGCGGTGGTGGGCATCCTTGCCGCCGCGCTGTGGCGACCGGTGATCACCTCGGCGATCGGCACGTGGGGCGACGTACTCGTCGCCGTGGTCGCCTTTGCGGCGCTGGTCTTCGCCAAGCTGCCGCCGTGGGTGGTGGTGCTGGGTACGGCGCTCGTAGGCCTTGCGATGTCGGCGATCTAG
- a CDS encoding enoyl-CoA hydratase/isomerase family protein codes for MAFEGLQRLRVEHDGEVVRVWLNRPEKLNALDPQTLDEITAVYREVASIEDVRIVVLGGSGRAFSAGADLKDHPSRPAPDAPPRAHRYVAETGRRAIDTILACPAITLARVHSHVIGGGVLLAAACDFRIGADDTVFRLPEVELGLPLSWGGTPLLIKEIGAARAREMIMTARPFGAAESERLGLLHRAVPDADLDAEVDQWVSRLLAIPHYPLEATKHQFQRYAAAARLGDLSETDSDVYQHAVARTRLRPPGTP; via the coding sequence ATGGCATTCGAGGGACTGCAGCGGCTGCGGGTCGAGCACGACGGCGAGGTCGTGCGCGTGTGGCTTAACCGCCCGGAGAAGCTCAACGCGCTCGACCCGCAGACGCTCGATGAGATCACTGCCGTCTATCGGGAGGTCGCCTCGATCGAGGACGTCCGCATCGTCGTACTCGGCGGGTCGGGCCGGGCCTTTAGCGCCGGAGCCGACCTGAAAGACCATCCGTCGCGACCTGCACCGGATGCACCACCGCGGGCGCACCGCTACGTAGCCGAGACCGGTCGGCGCGCTATCGACACGATCCTGGCGTGCCCGGCCATCACGCTCGCACGGGTGCACTCGCACGTCATCGGCGGCGGAGTGCTGCTGGCAGCCGCGTGCGACTTCCGGATCGGCGCCGACGACACCGTCTTCCGGCTGCCGGAGGTCGAGCTCGGTCTGCCTCTGTCGTGGGGCGGCACGCCGCTGCTGATCAAGGAGATCGGCGCAGCCCGCGCCCGCGAGATGATCATGACGGCGCGCCCGTTCGGTGCGGCCGAGTCCGAGCGGCTCGGGCTGCTGCACCGCGCCGTACCCGATGCCGATCTCGACGCCGAGGTCGACCAGTGGGTCTCGCGGCTGCTGGCGATACCGCACTATCCGCTCGAGGCGACCAAGCACCAGTTCCAGCGGTACGCCGCCGCGGCTCGGCTGGGTGACCTCAGCGAGACCGACTCCGACGTCTACCAGCACGCCGTCGCGCGCACTCGCCTTCGCCCACCCGGCACCCCGTAA
- a CDS encoding ArsR/SmtB family transcription factor, protein MLDALFERDGRSLGELEEIVNRDGQMTRFGVAKHLRVLEDADLVISRRSGREKLHYLNHVPIRRIYHRWIDKYTEPAADTLLGLKQRLEPSR, encoded by the coding sequence ATGCTGGACGCCCTCTTCGAGCGCGACGGCCGCTCGCTCGGGGAGCTTGAGGAGATCGTCAACCGCGACGGGCAGATGACCCGGTTCGGCGTCGCCAAGCATCTGCGGGTGCTCGAGGATGCCGACCTGGTGATCTCGCGCAGGTCCGGGCGGGAGAAGTTGCACTACCTCAACCACGTGCCGATCCGCCGGATCTATCACCGCTGGATCGACAAGTACACCGAACCGGCGGCCGACACGCTGCTGGGACTCAAACAACGACTGGAGCCATCACGATGA
- a CDS encoding SRPBCC domain-containing protein: MTDNTTKVFGVYIAAPAEKVWEAITSSDYTNKWGYGGDTEIDLKPGGTYRNLTTESMRQMGMGDVSVNGTVEEADPPRRLVLSWQAAWHDEPASRVTWEITPSESGLTRVTLTHELPDSPKTALEIVGGGDAAQGGGGWPWALDSLKTLLETGKAMPTAGS; encoded by the coding sequence ATGACTGACAACACGACCAAGGTATTCGGCGTCTACATCGCCGCGCCCGCTGAGAAAGTCTGGGAGGCAATCACCTCCTCGGACTACACCAACAAGTGGGGGTACGGCGGTGACACCGAGATCGACCTAAAACCCGGTGGCACCTACCGCAACTTGACCACCGAGTCGATGCGCCAGATGGGCATGGGTGACGTCTCGGTTAACGGCACGGTCGAGGAGGCCGACCCGCCGCGCCGACTGGTGCTGAGCTGGCAGGCCGCCTGGCACGACGAGCCGGCCTCCCGGGTGACCTGGGAGATCACCCCGAGCGAGTCCGGCTTGACCCGCGTCACGCTGACTCACGAGCTGCCGGACTCGCCGAAGACCGCCCTCGAGATCGTCGGCGGCGGCGATGCCGCGCAGGGCGGCGGCGGGTGGCCGTGGGCGCTCGACAGTCTCAAGACGCTGCTGGAGACCGGCAAGGCGATGCCGACCGCCGGCTCGTAG
- a CDS encoding FMN-binding negative transcriptional regulator: MYVPTHFAMPEHEIADFFDGLGAADLVTSGPDGLEATFMPMLYDASVGEHGVLLGHFARNNPHWKVAAQGQSLVIAHGSDSYITPSWYASKAEHGRVVPTWNHLTLNIYGELIMHDDVEWLRDLVARLTQKYEAPFAERWQVTDAPSKFIDGQLRAIVGMELQIERIEAKAKYSQNRPEQDVRGVIDGLRSVGDFDGAGDVARANGLI, encoded by the coding sequence ATGTATGTCCCGACGCACTTCGCCATGCCCGAGCACGAGATCGCCGATTTCTTCGACGGGCTCGGCGCCGCCGACCTGGTGACCAGTGGACCGGACGGGCTTGAGGCGACGTTCATGCCGATGCTGTACGACGCATCGGTAGGCGAGCACGGCGTACTTCTCGGGCACTTCGCGCGCAACAACCCGCACTGGAAGGTGGCAGCTCAAGGGCAGTCGCTGGTCATCGCGCACGGCAGCGACTCCTACATCACGCCGAGCTGGTACGCGAGCAAGGCCGAGCATGGCCGCGTCGTACCGACCTGGAACCACCTCACGCTCAACATCTACGGCGAGCTGATCATGCACGACGACGTCGAGTGGCTGCGTGATCTCGTCGCCAGGTTGACGCAGAAGTATGAGGCCCCGTTTGCCGAGCGGTGGCAGGTCACCGACGCTCCATCGAAGTTCATCGATGGACAGCTGCGCGCGATCGTCGGGATGGAGCTGCAGATCGAGCGCATTGAGGCCAAGGCGAAGTACAGCCAAAACCGGCCCGAGCAAGACGTGCGCGGCGTGATCGACGGGCTGCGCTCGGTGGGCGACTTCGACGGCGCTGGTGATGTCGCCCGCGCCAACGGGCTGATCTAG